The Gemmatimonadales bacterium genome window below encodes:
- a CDS encoding tRNA (cytidine(34)-2'-O)-methyltransferase, with amino-acid sequence MALHVALIEPRIPPNTGNIARLCAAAGAPLHLIEPLGFSVDDKEVKRAGLDYWDKVDLWVHPDWFAFRDAISRDRTLYFSANATRDLSEAPFAWNSVLVFGNETDGMPARILEKHPDRCFRIPMPGEVRSLNLANAVSVVLYEGLRRIGAPVPAMAPEAAPSDEPPKKKRSRRRR; translated from the coding sequence ATGGCCCTGCACGTCGCGCTCATCGAACCCCGGATTCCACCGAACACCGGCAACATCGCCCGTCTCTGCGCCGCGGCGGGTGCCCCTCTTCACCTGATCGAGCCGCTGGGCTTCTCCGTGGACGACAAGGAGGTCAAGCGCGCGGGCCTCGATTACTGGGACAAGGTCGATCTCTGGGTCCACCCCGACTGGTTCGCCTTCCGGGATGCGATCAGCCGCGACCGGACCCTCTACTTCTCCGCCAACGCCACGCGGGATCTCTCCGAGGCGCCGTTCGCGTGGAACAGCGTCCTCGTCTTCGGAAATGAGACGGACGGCATGCCGGCCCGCATCCTCGAGAAACATCCGGATCGCTGCTTCCGGATCCCGATGCCGGGGGAGGTGCGCAGCCTCAATCTCGCGAATGCGGTCAGCGTCGTGCTTTATGAAGGTTTGCGTAGGATCGGGGCGCCGGTTCCCGCGATGGCGCCGGAGGCGGCGCCCAGCGACGAGCCGCCCAAGAAGAAGCGGAGCCGCCGCCGGCGCTGA